The Schistocerca cancellata isolate TAMUIC-IGC-003103 chromosome 4, iqSchCanc2.1, whole genome shotgun sequence genome contains a region encoding:
- the LOC126183311 gene encoding formin-J-like isoform X3, producing MMSALRAVLVLSLVGAAMSQYKPSYAGSGWSYPGPLPQFTTDVGLDNRVGLESTSSTLSPEEDVASLVSAWPADRQPFWFVNRDQIQEHIGRPQPQAGSQPQTQRPQTQTQQPEQPQAQTQTQQSVQTQTQKPEQTQPQRRTFPQAASSRQ from the exons ATGATG TCGGCCCTGAGAGCAGTGCTAGTGCTGTCGCTGGTGGGAGCGGCGATGTCGCAGTACAAACCGTCGTACGCGGGCAGTGGGTGGTCGTACCCCGGCCCTCTGCCGCAGTTCACGACTGACGTCGGGCTCGACAACCGCGTGGGTCTGGAGTCCACCAGCAGCACACTCTCACCTGAAGAGGACGTCGCATCGCTCGTCTCTGCCTGGCCGGCTGACCGTCAGCCCTTCTGGTTCGTCAACAG GGACCAGATCCAGGAGCACATCGGACGACCGCAGCCTCAGGCCGGGTCTCAACCGCAGACGCAGCGTCCTCAGACGCAGACGCAGCAGCCCGAGCAGCCGCAGGCGCAGACGCAGACGCAGCAGTCTGTGCAGACACAGACGCAGAAGCCTGAGCAGACGCAGCCTCAGAGACGCACTTTCCCCCAGGCAGCTTCCAGTCGGCAGTAG